In a single window of the Streptomyces sp. NBC_00285 genome:
- a CDS encoding proprotein convertase P-domain-containing protein yields the protein MKRRIWTTVATTVMAVTLGAIPAHAAVSTVSAGSTVSAGSAVAAGSAVAAPAEDDPIDPPLYDRTAGGGTVRVIVVTENRDDLSGAASVGETVQTYETLPIVTLRVDRSGLDELAGQDGVVSVTEDTLAEPTLDESIPVIGADHAIKAGKTGKGSAIAVIDTGVATNHPFLGGRVVAEACFSPIDAAYGATSLCGNGAATQEGTGAANSAAGVCATMEGCEHGTHVAGIAAGDGTGLTGAPATGVAPDADIVAIQVFSKFDSAKYCGTAAATPCVRSFTSAQIAALEKVWQLKQGGTPIVAANLSLGSASYTSACTKDARKAAIDKLFDAGVATVVAAGNNGLATAVNAPACVPNAISVGATTDDDEIASFSNHGPLLDVFAPGNGIISSVPGGGYDSLSGTSMATPHVTGALAVLRQAYPTEGLASLVSLLATTGSPITDEAGVTVPRIDVGKAVAAVDPKPEADKKPRAFQVDNDKDIAIPDAPTGGTGTPVTSPLTVAEYPGNAPKNLKAFVNITHAYRGDIKLELLSPAGSTYLLKAASATDGADDIVAEFTVDASASPANGEWKLRMSDTDDGDAGTLTTWSLIFPTPFESTTAKAIPDSGTVSSTIDVTSVDGRAAGPLQVYANITHTRIGDLRLVLTSPDGKSYTLKPYGSEAGGTLQTTYGVDATDAVANGTWTLKVTDSATGSTGDLKGWSLGFPSYENQTVKAIPDKDYTEIWTKTSGLSGVGSAKLQVYVHVEHQYLGDLKIDLIAPDGSMHLLKDNGEQAGGTLKKVYTIDATDLPVNGWWKLRVDDVATGDTGTVNNFVVRF from the coding sequence ATGAAGAGACGAATATGGACGACGGTCGCCACCACGGTGATGGCCGTGACACTCGGCGCGATTCCGGCCCACGCGGCCGTGTCGACCGTGTCGGCCGGTTCGACCGTTTCCGCGGGAAGTGCCGTGGCGGCGGGAAGTGCCGTGGCGGCCCCGGCGGAGGACGACCCGATCGATCCACCGCTGTACGACCGGACTGCCGGCGGTGGCACCGTCCGGGTCATCGTCGTCACCGAGAACCGTGACGACCTCTCCGGCGCCGCGAGTGTCGGCGAGACCGTGCAGACGTACGAGACCCTGCCGATCGTCACCCTGCGGGTCGACAGGTCCGGACTGGACGAACTCGCCGGGCAGGACGGGGTCGTGAGCGTCACCGAGGACACCCTGGCCGAGCCCACGCTCGACGAGAGCATCCCGGTCATCGGCGCCGACCACGCCATCAAGGCGGGCAAGACCGGCAAGGGAAGCGCGATCGCGGTCATCGACACCGGCGTCGCGACCAACCACCCGTTCCTGGGCGGCCGGGTCGTCGCCGAGGCCTGCTTCTCGCCCATCGACGCCGCCTACGGTGCCACCAGCCTGTGCGGCAACGGTGCCGCCACCCAGGAGGGCACCGGCGCCGCCAACTCCGCCGCCGGAGTCTGCGCCACCATGGAAGGCTGCGAACACGGCACCCATGTCGCCGGCATCGCCGCAGGTGACGGCACCGGCCTCACCGGCGCCCCGGCCACCGGGGTCGCACCCGACGCCGACATCGTCGCCATCCAGGTCTTCTCCAAGTTCGACTCCGCCAAGTACTGCGGGACCGCCGCCGCCACCCCCTGCGTGCGCAGCTTCACCAGCGCCCAGATCGCGGCACTGGAGAAGGTGTGGCAGCTCAAGCAGGGCGGCACCCCGATCGTCGCCGCCAACCTCAGCCTGGGCTCGGCGAGTTACACCAGCGCCTGCACCAAGGACGCCCGTAAGGCCGCCATCGACAAGCTCTTCGACGCGGGCGTCGCCACCGTCGTCGCGGCCGGCAACAACGGCCTGGCCACCGCGGTCAACGCCCCCGCCTGCGTGCCCAACGCCATCTCCGTCGGCGCGACCACCGACGACGACGAGATCGCCTCCTTCTCCAACCACGGCCCGCTGCTCGACGTCTTCGCCCCCGGCAACGGCATCATCTCCTCGGTTCCCGGCGGCGGTTACGACTCCCTGAGCGGCACCTCCATGGCCACCCCGCACGTCACCGGAGCGCTCGCCGTGCTCAGGCAGGCGTATCCCACCGAGGGCCTCGCCAGCCTGGTGTCGCTGCTCGCCACCACCGGCTCGCCCATCACCGACGAGGCGGGGGTGACCGTTCCCCGTATCGACGTGGGCAAGGCGGTCGCCGCGGTCGATCCGAAGCCCGAGGCGGACAAGAAGCCCCGCGCCTTCCAGGTCGACAACGACAAGGACATCGCCATCCCGGACGCGCCGACCGGCGGTACCGGCACCCCGGTCACCTCCCCGTTGACCGTCGCCGAATACCCGGGCAACGCGCCGAAGAACCTCAAGGCGTTCGTCAACATCACCCACGCCTACCGGGGCGACATCAAGCTGGAGCTGCTCTCCCCGGCCGGCTCGACCTACCTGCTCAAGGCCGCGAGCGCCACCGACGGAGCGGACGACATCGTCGCGGAGTTCACCGTCGACGCCTCCGCCTCGCCCGCCAACGGCGAGTGGAAGCTGCGGATGAGCGACACCGACGACGGGGACGCCGGCACGCTGACCACCTGGTCGCTGATCTTCCCGACGCCGTTCGAGAGCACCACGGCCAAGGCCATCCCGGACTCCGGCACCGTCTCCTCCACCATCGATGTGACCAGCGTCGACGGCAGAGCGGCTGGTCCGCTCCAGGTCTACGCGAACATCACCCACACCAGGATCGGCGACCTGCGGCTCGTCCTGACCAGCCCGGACGGCAAGTCGTACACCCTCAAGCCCTACGGCTCCGAGGCCGGCGGCACCCTCCAGACCACCTACGGTGTGGACGCCACCGACGCCGTCGCGAACGGCACCTGGACGCTGAAGGTGACCGACTCCGCCACCGGGTCCACCGGTGACCTCAAGGGCTGGTCGCTCGGGTTCCCGTCGTACGAGAACCAGACCGTGAAGGCCATCCCGGACAAGGACTACACGGAGATCTGGACCAAGACCTCAGGCCTGTCCGGCGTCGGCTCCGCCAAGCTCCAGGTGTACGTGCACGTCGAGCACCAGTACCTGGGTGACCTCAAGATCGACCTGATCGCGCCCGACGGCTCCATGCACCTGCTGAAGGACAACGGCGAGCAGGCCGGCGGCACGCTCAAGAAGGTCTACACGATCGACGCGACCGATCTGCCGGTCAACGGCTGGTGGAAGCTCCGCGTCGACGACGTGGCCACCGGCGACACCGGGACGGTGAACAACTTCGTCGTCCGGTTCTGA
- a CDS encoding DUF2975 domain-containing protein: MSGDRKLLEPMATVVSVVLRVLVALLTAGLVLRVVRGSWTDTVICVTDWSTTVSGVATGIVAERGAQVDAVPRYCAESPDAHLVLLHQLGTLPSTLLLISGLFLLDRLLRGAARDGVHTERTASRLRLLGWWLLVGSLVAAITEANAGAALLAALSRTSDFTAGAWLELWTPPYLAVLTGLGLLVFARITRVGTALREDLEGVV; this comes from the coding sequence ATGTCCGGAGACCGGAAGCTGCTCGAACCGATGGCCACGGTCGTGTCCGTAGTCCTGCGCGTGCTGGTGGCCCTCCTGACGGCAGGGCTCGTCCTCAGAGTCGTACGCGGCAGCTGGACGGACACCGTCATCTGCGTCACCGACTGGTCGACCACCGTCTCGGGAGTCGCCACCGGCATCGTCGCCGAGCGCGGCGCGCAGGTCGACGCGGTGCCCCGCTACTGCGCCGAGTCACCCGACGCGCATCTGGTCCTGTTGCACCAACTCGGCACCCTGCCCTCGACGTTGCTGCTGATCAGCGGTCTCTTCCTGCTGGACCGGCTGCTGCGGGGAGCCGCACGGGACGGTGTCCACACCGAACGGACCGCGTCCCGGCTGCGGCTGCTCGGCTGGTGGCTGCTCGTCGGAAGCCTGGTGGCCGCGATCACCGAGGCGAACGCCGGGGCGGCGCTGCTCGCGGCACTGTCCAGGACCTCGGACTTCACGGCCGGGGCCTGGCTGGAGCTGTGGACACCGCCCTATCTGGCCGTGCTGACCGGTCTCGGCCTGCTTGTCTTCGCGCGGATCACCCGCGTGGGCACGGCCCTGCGCGAGGACCTCGAAGGGGTCGTCTGA